In one Hypomesus transpacificus isolate Combined female chromosome 18, fHypTra1, whole genome shotgun sequence genomic region, the following are encoded:
- the LOC124480393 gene encoding glucose-6-phosphate 1-dehydrogenase-like isoform X1 — MSSEPLTRSEVFGQLRKELYGDDQSHHTETHIFIILGASGDLAKKKIYPTLWWLFRDGLLPKETYFVGFARSNLTVEDIKTACLTHMKLADGESEALSAFFSRNSYLSGRYDDGGSFSRLNAHLASLSGGPEAHRLFYLALPPSVYHHVSKNIQAHCMSHKGWSRVIVEKPFGRDLQSSQELSVHLSSLFTEDQIYRIDHYLGKEMVQNLMVLRFGNRIFGPIWNRNSVACVVLTFKEPFGTQGRGGYFDDFGIIRDVMQNHLLQILSLVAMEKPVSTSSDDVRDEKVKVLKCIAPVSLSDVVLGQYVGDSGGVGEARQGYLDDPTVPQGSCTPTFATAVLYVQNERWDGVPFILRCGKALNERKAEVRLQFTDVPGDIFAERCQRNELVVRVQPDEAIYLKMMTKKPGACCPEETELDLTYKSRYKDVKFPDAYERLILDVFCGSQMHFVRSDELMEAWRIFTPLLHHIEEEKTPPIPYTYGSRGPCEADQLVRKVGFRYEGTYKWVKPHTS; from the exons ATGAGTTCTGAGCCACTCACTCGCTCCGAGGTGTTTGGACAACTGAGGAAGGAGTTGTATGGAGATGACCAGTCCCaccacactgagacacacatctTCATTATCTTAGGAGCCTCA GGTGATCTTGCCAAGAAGAAGATATATCCCACATTATG GTGGCTGTTCAGAGACGGACTGCTCCCCAAAGAGACCTACTTTGTGGGCTTTGCCCGCTCCAACTTGACAGTGGAGGACATCAAGACGGCGTGTCTGACACACATGAAG ttgGCTGACGGGGAGAGCGAGGCTCTGTCAGCGTTCTTCAGCAGGAACTCCTACCTGTCAGGCAGGTATGATGATGGGGGCTCCTTCTCCCGTCTCAACGCCCACTTGGCCTCCCTGTCTGGGGGACCTGAGGCCCACCGCCTCTTCTACCTGGCGCTGCCCCCCAGCGTCTACCATCATGTCAGCAAGAACATCCAGGCCCACTGCATGAGCCACAA AGGCTGGAGTAGGGTGATAGTGGAGAAGCCATTCGGACGGGACCTTCAGAGCTCCCAGGAgctttctgtccatctctcctccctcttcacaGAGGATCAGATCTACCGCATAGACCACTACCTGGGCAAGGAGATGGTGCAGAACCTGATGGTTCTTAG GTTTGGGAACAGAATCTTTGGGCCAATCTGGAACAGGAACAGTGTGGCCTGTGTGGTGCTCACCTTCAAGGAGCCCTTTGGCACTCAGGGCAGGGGAGGTTACTTTGACGACTTTGGTATCATCCG TGATGTCATGCAGAACCATCTCCTCCAGATTCTCTCCCTGGTTGCCATGGAGAAGCCAGTCTCCACTAGCTCCGATGACGTGAGAGACGAGAAG gtGAAGGTACTGAAGTGCATCGCTCCAGTGAGTCTGTCAGATGTGGTGCTGGGTCAGTATGTCGGGGACtcggggggggtgggagaggccaGGCAGGGCTACCTGGACGACCCCACGGTGCCCCAGGGCTCCTGCACGCCCACCTTCGCCACCGCCGTGCTCTACGTCCAGAACGAGAGATGGGACG gtgtTCCTTTCATCCTGCGCTGCGGCAAGGCTCTGAACGAGCGCAAGGCGGAGGTGCGTCTCCAGTTCACCGACGTGCCGGGGGACATCTTCGCCGAGCGCTGCCAGAGGAACGAGCTGGTGGTGCGGGTGCAGCCGGACGAGGCCATCTACCTGAAGATGATGACCAAGAAGCCCGGAGCATGCTGCCCCGAGGAGACCGAGCTGGACCTCACCTACAAGAGCAGATACAAG GATGTGAAGTTCCCTGACGCGTACGAGCGGCTCATCCTGGACGTCTTCTGTGGGAGTCAGATGCACTTCGTCAGGAG tgaTGAGCTGATGGAGGCTTGGAGGATCttcactcccctcctccaccacatcGAGGAAGAGAAGACTCCCCCCATTCCTTACACCTACGGAAG tcggGGGCCGTGTGAGGCAGACCAGCTGGTGAGGAAGGTGGGGTTCCGCTACGAGGGAACATACAAGTGGGTGAAGCCCCACACGTcatga
- the LOC124480393 gene encoding glucose-6-phosphate 1-dehydrogenase-like isoform X2 has protein sequence MSSEPLTRSEVFGQLRKELYGDDQSHHTETHIFIILGASGDLAKKKIYPTLWWLFRDGLLPKETYFVGFARSNLTVEDIKTACLTHMKLADGESEALSAFFSRNSYLSGRYDDGGSFSRLNAHLASLSGGPEAHRLFYLALPPSVYHHVSKNIQAHCMSHKGWSRVIVEKPFGRDLQSSQELSVHLSSLFTEDQIYRIDHYLGKEMVQNLMVLRFGNRIFGPIWNRNSVACVVLTFKEPFGTQGRGGYFDDFGIIRDVMQNHLLQILSLVAMEKPVSTSSDDVRDEKVKVLKCIAPVSLSDVVLGQYVGDSGGVGEARQGYLDDPTVPQGSCTPTFATAVLYVQNERWDGVPFILRCGKALNERKAEVRLQFTDVPGDIFAERCQRNELVVRVQPDEAIYLKMMTKKPGACCPEETELDLTYKSRYKDVKFPDAYERLILDVFCGSQMHFVRSDELMEAWRIFTPLLHHIEEEKTPPIPYTYGSRGPCEADQLVRKVGFRYEGTYKYTALL, from the exons ATGAGTTCTGAGCCACTCACTCGCTCCGAGGTGTTTGGACAACTGAGGAAGGAGTTGTATGGAGATGACCAGTCCCaccacactgagacacacatctTCATTATCTTAGGAGCCTCA GGTGATCTTGCCAAGAAGAAGATATATCCCACATTATG GTGGCTGTTCAGAGACGGACTGCTCCCCAAAGAGACCTACTTTGTGGGCTTTGCCCGCTCCAACTTGACAGTGGAGGACATCAAGACGGCGTGTCTGACACACATGAAG ttgGCTGACGGGGAGAGCGAGGCTCTGTCAGCGTTCTTCAGCAGGAACTCCTACCTGTCAGGCAGGTATGATGATGGGGGCTCCTTCTCCCGTCTCAACGCCCACTTGGCCTCCCTGTCTGGGGGACCTGAGGCCCACCGCCTCTTCTACCTGGCGCTGCCCCCCAGCGTCTACCATCATGTCAGCAAGAACATCCAGGCCCACTGCATGAGCCACAA AGGCTGGAGTAGGGTGATAGTGGAGAAGCCATTCGGACGGGACCTTCAGAGCTCCCAGGAgctttctgtccatctctcctccctcttcacaGAGGATCAGATCTACCGCATAGACCACTACCTGGGCAAGGAGATGGTGCAGAACCTGATGGTTCTTAG GTTTGGGAACAGAATCTTTGGGCCAATCTGGAACAGGAACAGTGTGGCCTGTGTGGTGCTCACCTTCAAGGAGCCCTTTGGCACTCAGGGCAGGGGAGGTTACTTTGACGACTTTGGTATCATCCG TGATGTCATGCAGAACCATCTCCTCCAGATTCTCTCCCTGGTTGCCATGGAGAAGCCAGTCTCCACTAGCTCCGATGACGTGAGAGACGAGAAG gtGAAGGTACTGAAGTGCATCGCTCCAGTGAGTCTGTCAGATGTGGTGCTGGGTCAGTATGTCGGGGACtcggggggggtgggagaggccaGGCAGGGCTACCTGGACGACCCCACGGTGCCCCAGGGCTCCTGCACGCCCACCTTCGCCACCGCCGTGCTCTACGTCCAGAACGAGAGATGGGACG gtgtTCCTTTCATCCTGCGCTGCGGCAAGGCTCTGAACGAGCGCAAGGCGGAGGTGCGTCTCCAGTTCACCGACGTGCCGGGGGACATCTTCGCCGAGCGCTGCCAGAGGAACGAGCTGGTGGTGCGGGTGCAGCCGGACGAGGCCATCTACCTGAAGATGATGACCAAGAAGCCCGGAGCATGCTGCCCCGAGGAGACCGAGCTGGACCTCACCTACAAGAGCAGATACAAG GATGTGAAGTTCCCTGACGCGTACGAGCGGCTCATCCTGGACGTCTTCTGTGGGAGTCAGATGCACTTCGTCAGGAG tgaTGAGCTGATGGAGGCTTGGAGGATCttcactcccctcctccaccacatcGAGGAAGAGAAGACTCCCCCCATTCCTTACACCTACGGAAG tcggGGGCCGTGTGAGGCAGACCAGCTGGTGAGGAAGGTGGGGTTCCGCTACGAGGGAACATACAA GTACACAGCCTTACTGTAG
- the zgc:158263 gene encoding ceramide kinase family protein, which translates to MDIDVLRLESSLWIGKKRYRAVLTGWHFNWTELDKNNPDKLTISVAVSEVIGAEEGRVEILPQKSVEEADRDFTVFYIKRSRGGGSSGLLWRLGRTQFSCPSRDLRDQWMTNLRSALKTHSPSRPHRLLVFINPFGGKKRARQIYHSLVAPLFELAGISSHVVVTERANQARDHILKKDLTGFDGVVCVGGDGMFSELLHGVIGRTQQEAGLSECDTTVALQPCSLHIGVIPAGSTDCVCFATVGVNDPVTSALHIIIGDSQPLDVCSVHHPSALVRYSVSLLGYGFYGDVLAESERHRWMGPLRYDYAGTMVYLGNRSYPGIVKYLPAEPQLSSPRDNTRCMSGCRVCSESTERLFPHPPDSLYSSHFSHFSNDAEGEWVSVEGRFRCVSLTCMSSSCPRSPLGLSPSAHLADGTGDLIIVRDTHPLSFLTFLHRHTTSQDQFDLPFVEVHRVKAVRFSLPPGEEDEEEDSGSEGGTERQCVHDGETRSSSGSQQHLAERGEERGIANSKRRKKNFLCGLCGGRAPSVSVWNCDGEILPYTELLSRVHGQLVRLYARGIEDVAAVQRSWEGNKTCKRRGVLHN; encoded by the exons ATGGACATAGATGTGTTGAGGTTAGAGTCAAGTCTATGGATCGGCAAAAAAAGATACCGGGCTGTCTTGACAGGCTGGCACTTCAATTGGACTGAGCTTGATAAGAACAACCCAGATAAGCTAACGA TTTCAGTGGCTGTGTCTGAGGTCATTGGAGCTGAGGAGGGGCGAGTGGAGATCCTGCCCCAGAAGTCTGTTGAAGAAGCAGACAGAGACTTCACAG TGTTCTACATTAAGCGCAGCAGAGGAGGCGGGTCGTCTGGGTTGCTATGGAGACTGGGCAGGACCCAGTTCAGTTGCCCCAGCCGAGACCTGAGAGACCAGTGGATGACCAACCTGAGAAGTGCCCTCAAAACTCACA GTCCCTCTCGGCCACACAGGCTGCTGGTGTTCATCAATCcatttggggggaaaaaaagagccaggcAGATTTACCACTCCTTGGTGGCCCCCCTGTTTGAGCTGGCCGGAATCAGCTCTCATGTAGTAG TGACTGAACGAGCCAATCAGGCGAGAGATCATATTTTAAAGAAAGACCTGACCGGATTTGACGG tgtggtgtgtgtcggCGGAGATGGAATGTTCAGCGAACTGCTGCATGGTGTGATTGGGCGTACGCAACAGGAGGCGGGTCTTTCTGAGTGCGACACCACAGTAGCTTTGCAGCCATGTAGCCTTCATATTGGCGTCATTCCTGCAG GCTCCACAGACTGTGTATGTTTTGCAACAGTGGGCGTGAATGATCCCGTGACCTCTGCTTTGCACATCATCATCG GCGACTCTCAGCCTCTGGATGTGTGCTCGGTACATCACCCGTCAGCTCTGGTGCGCtactctgtgtctctgctgggCTACGGCTTCTACGGAGACGTGCTGGCAGAGAGCGAGAGGCACCGCTGGATGGGCCCTCTCAGATATGACTACGCCG GTACCATGGTCTATCTGGGCAACAGGAGCTATCCAGGCATAGTTAAATATCTACCCGCCGAGCCACAGCTTTCCAGCCCCAGGGACAACACCCGCTGCATGTCAGG atgccGGGTGTGTTCAGAAAGCACAGAGAGGCTGTTCCCTCATCCTCCAGACTCACTGTACAGTTCCCACTTCAGCCACTTCAGCAATGATGCAGAGG gAGAGTGGGTGAGCGTGGAGGGCAGGTTCAGGTGTGTGTCCCTCACCTGCATGTCCAGCTCCTGTCCCAGGAGCCCCCTGGGTCTGTCCCCCTCAGCCCACCTGGCTGACGGGACTGGAGACCTCATCATTGTCAGGGACACTCACCCTCTCAGCTTCCTCACCTTCCTGCACAGGCACACCACCAGCCAGGATCAG TTCGACCTGCCCTTTGTGGAGGTCCACCGCGTGAAGGCCGTCCGCTTCTCCCTCCCGCCCGgcgaggaagacgaggaggaggacagcggGAGCGAGGGGGGGACGGAGAGGCAGTGTGTCCACGACGGGGAGACTCGAAGCAGCAGCGGGTCTCAGCAGCACCTGGCAGAGCGAGGGGAGGAGCGAGGGATCGCCAACAgcaagagaagaaagaagaactTCCTGTGTGGGCTGTGCGGTGGCCGggctccctccgtctctgtgtGGAACTGTGATGGAGAGATCCTGCCGTACACAGAGCTTCTGTCCAG GGTGCACGGTCAGCTGGTGCGTCTGTACGCCCGGGGGATCGAGGACGTGGCAGCCGTCCAGAGGAGCTGGGAGGGAAACAAGACCTGCAAGAGACGAGGTGTCCTGCACAACTGA
- the naa10 gene encoding N-alpha-acetyltransferase 10 isoform X1, with protein MNIRNARPEDLMNMQHCNLLCLPENYQMKYYFYHGLSWPQLSYIAEDENGKIVGYVLAKMEEDPDDVPHGHITSLAVKRSHRRLGLAQKLMDQASRAMIENFNAKYVSLHVRKSNRAALHLYSNTLKFQISEVEPKYYADGEDAYAMKRDLAHMADEVPQLRKPGVRVSGQDASSAQLASGDQERDGERDSGGEGKELSEVSEATESTDVKDSSSDSQ; from the exons atgaatATTCGTAACGCGAGG CCGGAGGACCTTATGAACATGCAACATTGCAATCTGCTATGTCTTCCTGAAAATTATCAGATGAAATATTACTTCTATCATGGGCTGTCCTGGCCACAG CTGTCATATATAGCAGAGGATGAAAACGGAAAGATAGTGGGATATGTCCTGGCCAAGAT GGAGGAGGACCCAGACGATGTCCCCCACGGACACATCACATCCCTG GCGGTGAAGCGCTCCCACAGGCGCCTGGGTCTGGCCCAGAAGCTGATGGACCAAGCCAGCCGGGCTATGATCGAAAACTTCAACGCCAAATACGTCTCCCTCCACGTGAGGAAAAG TAACCGAGCAGCCTTACACCTGTACTCCAACACACTGAAATTCCA GATAAGCGAGGTCGAGCCCAAGTACTATGCAGATGGGGAGGATGCCTATGCCATGAAGAGAGACCTTGCCCACATGGCTGATGAG GTCCCACAGTTGAGAAAGCCAGGGGTGCGCGTGTCCGGGCAGGACGCCTCCTCAGCCCAGTTGGCGTCCGGTgaccaggagagagacggagagcgtgacagtggaggagagggcaaaGAGCTGAGTGAGGTCAGCGAGGCCACGGAGAGCACGGACGTCAAAGATTCATCCTCCGACTCGCAATGA
- the naa10 gene encoding N-alpha-acetyltransferase 10 isoform X2: MNMQHCNLLCLPENYQMKYYFYHGLSWPQLSYIAEDENGKIVGYVLAKMEEDPDDVPHGHITSLAVKRSHRRLGLAQKLMDQASRAMIENFNAKYVSLHVRKSNRAALHLYSNTLKFQISEVEPKYYADGEDAYAMKRDLAHMADEVPQLRKPGVRVSGQDASSAQLASGDQERDGERDSGGEGKELSEVSEATESTDVKDSSSDSQ, from the exons ATGAACATGCAACATTGCAATCTGCTATGTCTTCCTGAAAATTATCAGATGAAATATTACTTCTATCATGGGCTGTCCTGGCCACAG CTGTCATATATAGCAGAGGATGAAAACGGAAAGATAGTGGGATATGTCCTGGCCAAGAT GGAGGAGGACCCAGACGATGTCCCCCACGGACACATCACATCCCTG GCGGTGAAGCGCTCCCACAGGCGCCTGGGTCTGGCCCAGAAGCTGATGGACCAAGCCAGCCGGGCTATGATCGAAAACTTCAACGCCAAATACGTCTCCCTCCACGTGAGGAAAAG TAACCGAGCAGCCTTACACCTGTACTCCAACACACTGAAATTCCA GATAAGCGAGGTCGAGCCCAAGTACTATGCAGATGGGGAGGATGCCTATGCCATGAAGAGAGACCTTGCCCACATGGCTGATGAG GTCCCACAGTTGAGAAAGCCAGGGGTGCGCGTGTCCGGGCAGGACGCCTCCTCAGCCCAGTTGGCGTCCGGTgaccaggagagagacggagagcgtgacagtggaggagagggcaaaGAGCTGAGTGAGGTCAGCGAGGCCACGGAGAGCACGGACGTCAAAGATTCATCCTCCGACTCGCAATGA